One stretch of Halapricum desulfuricans DNA includes these proteins:
- a CDS encoding TIGR01548 family HAD-type hydrolase, translated as MYADTLVLDVDGVLVDVAGSYRRAIVESVERVYGETIAQPAIQQFKDAGGFNNDWELTDAVALYVLAGREGFPLSIETFTDRIAASGGGLAAARSVVDDELDPAQRERALDAWDRDRLRDVFQQLYLGARLYREIEGGSPELHTRGYIHDEPVVLDSDTRETLTERFAIGVLTGRPAAEADIALERVGLEVPDAHRFTMDDWEAGKPDPTALVTLAERLGGAEIAFVGDTLDDVRTAENAAREDPDRTYHGIGVLTGGLDGETGREKFERAGASAVVESVNDLPELLEPVEETPAD; from the coding sequence ATGTACGCCGACACCCTCGTTCTCGACGTCGACGGCGTCCTGGTGGACGTCGCCGGGTCCTACCGCCGTGCGATCGTCGAGAGCGTCGAACGGGTCTACGGGGAGACGATCGCTCAGCCCGCGATCCAGCAGTTCAAAGACGCCGGCGGGTTCAACAACGACTGGGAGCTGACTGACGCCGTCGCGCTGTACGTGCTGGCCGGCCGTGAGGGGTTCCCGCTGAGCATCGAGACCTTTACCGATCGCATCGCCGCCTCGGGCGGGGGACTGGCTGCGGCCCGGTCGGTCGTCGACGACGAACTCGACCCGGCACAGCGCGAGCGCGCCCTCGACGCGTGGGACCGTGACCGACTCCGAGACGTCTTCCAGCAACTGTACCTCGGGGCGCGACTCTACCGTGAGATCGAGGGCGGCTCGCCCGAACTGCACACCCGTGGCTACATCCACGACGAGCCGGTCGTACTCGACTCGGACACGCGCGAGACACTGACCGAGCGGTTCGCGATCGGAGTCCTGACCGGCCGTCCCGCCGCGGAGGCCGACATCGCACTCGAGCGGGTCGGACTCGAGGTGCCCGACGCCCACCGGTTCACCATGGACGACTGGGAAGCGGGCAAGCCTGACCCGACCGCGCTCGTGACGCTCGCGGAACGGCTCGGCGGCGCGGAGATCGCCTTCGTCGGGGACACGCTCGACGATGTTCGGACGGCCGAGAACGCCGCCCGCGAGGACCCGGATCGAACGTATCACGGAATCGGAGTACTGACCGGCGGGCTCGACGGCGAAACCGGTCGCGAGAAATTCGAGCGCGCCGGCGCAAGCGCAGTCGTTGAGTCGGTCAACGACCTGCCCGAACTGCTGGAGCCGGTCGAGGAGACGCCCGCGGACTGA
- a CDS encoding SPFH domain-containing protein yields the protein MDKSSIPRVRQTANNATAIILAAVIIAALLAALSSGAFGLSITIDPVLIAGFLLLAIAVATVYSAVEVVEAYEKRAVTVFGEFRRLLEPGIHFIPPFVSKTYVFDMRTQTLDVPRQEAITRDNSPVTADAVVYIRVMDAKKAFLEVQQYERAVSNLAQTTLRAVLGDMELDDTLNKRQEINAKIRQELDEPTDEWGIRVESVEVREVNPSTDVQQAMEQQTSAERRRRAMILEAQGERRSAIEKAEGDKRSNIIRAQGEKQSQILEAQGDAISTVLRAKSAEAMGERAVIERGMETLEEIGKGESTTFVLPQELTSLVGRYGKHLTGSDARTDGETLEGLEFDAETREMLGLDAIEEILEATEGVDIEAMEREAEAVKSGDIGGDIQDPDEIIESADDGER from the coding sequence ATGGACAAGTCATCCATCCCACGAGTCCGTCAGACGGCGAACAACGCGACTGCGATCATCCTCGCGGCAGTGATCATCGCTGCGTTGCTTGCCGCGCTATCGAGCGGCGCGTTCGGTCTCAGTATCACGATCGATCCCGTGCTGATCGCGGGCTTTCTCCTGCTGGCGATTGCCGTCGCAACGGTGTACTCCGCCGTCGAGGTCGTCGAAGCCTACGAGAAACGCGCAGTGACGGTCTTCGGTGAGTTCCGCCGCCTGCTCGAACCGGGAATCCACTTCATCCCGCCGTTCGTCTCGAAGACGTACGTCTTCGATATGCGCACCCAGACGCTGGACGTACCCCGTCAGGAGGCGATCACTCGGGACAACTCGCCGGTGACCGCTGACGCCGTCGTCTACATCCGGGTGATGGACGCCAAGAAGGCGTTCCTTGAAGTCCAGCAGTACGAGCGCGCCGTCTCGAATCTGGCACAGACGACGTTGCGGGCAGTGCTGGGCGACATGGAACTGGACGACACGCTCAACAAGCGCCAGGAGATCAACGCCAAGATCCGCCAGGAACTCGACGAACCGACAGACGAGTGGGGGATCCGCGTCGAGAGCGTCGAGGTCCGGGAAGTCAACCCGAGCACGGACGTCCAGCAGGCGATGGAACAGCAGACGTCCGCCGAGCGTCGCCGCCGCGCGATGATCCTCGAGGCCCAGGGTGAACGCCGCAGCGCGATCGAGAAAGCAGAGGGAGACAAGCGCTCGAACATCATCCGCGCGCAGGGTGAAAAGCAGAGCCAGATCCTCGAGGCCCAGGGTGACGCCATCTCGACGGTCCTGCGGGCCAAATCCGCCGAGGCGATGGGTGAACGCGCCGTCATCGAACGCGGCATGGAAACCCTCGAAGAGATCGGCAAGGGCGAGTCGACGACGTTCGTTCTGCCCCAGGAACTGACCTCACTGGTCGGCCGTTACGGCAAGCACCTCACCGGCTCCGACGCCCGGACCGACGGCGAGACCCTCGAAGGGCTCGAGTTCGACGCCGAGACCCGCGAGATGCTCGGGCTGGACGCCATCGAAGAGATCCTCGAAGCGACGGAGGGCGTCGACATCGAAGCGATGGAACGGGAGGCGGAGGCGGTCAAGTCTGGCGACATCGGGGGCGACATTCAGGACCCCGACGAGATCATCGAGAGCGCGGACGACGGAGAGCGCTGA
- a CDS encoding DUF5808 domain-containing protein: MTDKPQSGELFGVPYNFERPSLKRLLSSYWQPGERMLVEKPFGVGYTLNLANWRSWIVLAIAGLLVYQETSGSDEREETREDEEPVEVIVD; this comes from the coding sequence ATGACGGACAAGCCACAGTCCGGCGAACTCTTCGGCGTACCGTACAACTTCGAGCGACCGAGCCTGAAGCGGTTGCTGTCGTCCTACTGGCAGCCCGGCGAGCGCATGCTCGTCGAGAAGCCCTTCGGTGTCGGCTACACGCTGAACCTCGCGAACTGGCGGTCCTGGATCGTGCTCGCGATCGCCGGGCTGCTGGTCTATCAGGAAACCAGCGGTAGCGACGAGCGCGAGGAAACCAGAGAGGACGAGGAACCGGTCGAAGTCATCGTCGACTGA
- the nreA gene encoding DNA repair protein NreA: protein MRLDDFIEDFQRDEAAEKRRLAEQKSYEITDYLDEVEREFERAVSGDSLFGATAPEIFVGRSSYPNVSTGVLSPVTDGDAADFATSGEWYRQGLGVSEVLQRRTGLLNSTRSANVDVRDVWDGFVGVQREVAIADHPVDVEVGLDGEPDIDLSLDDVGAPTGPRASAESADLAENPHVPRPVEKTLEDDDWRAEGAMTYLYRRGFDVYDINTILSAGALGQGRNRRLVPTRWSITAVDDTVGQYLRGGIRNASTISETEVHYNEYMGNRYWIVLTPGQWEFELVEMKAPDSVWNPAGEAYYLASAHEGYEGRTGYVEETAGAYYASRLGVLEHLHDRNRQAKCLVLREVTDDYWAPVGVWQVREGVRNAFEGRHGESETFRQAVTDVTEQLPVSLGALRRKSELVAGLQAKLTDF, encoded by the coding sequence ATGCGACTGGACGACTTCATCGAGGACTTCCAGCGCGACGAGGCCGCCGAGAAGCGTCGGCTGGCCGAACAGAAGTCCTACGAGATCACCGACTACCTCGATGAGGTCGAGCGGGAGTTCGAGCGGGCTGTCTCCGGGGATTCGTTGTTCGGTGCGACGGCCCCGGAGATCTTCGTCGGCCGCTCGTCGTACCCCAACGTCTCGACGGGCGTGCTCTCGCCTGTCACGGACGGCGACGCCGCCGACTTCGCCACCTCGGGAGAGTGGTACCGCCAGGGGCTGGGCGTCTCGGAGGTTCTCCAGCGACGGACCGGCCTGCTGAATTCGACGCGCTCGGCCAACGTCGACGTGCGTGACGTCTGGGACGGGTTCGTCGGCGTCCAGCGGGAAGTCGCCATCGCCGACCACCCCGTCGACGTGGAGGTCGGACTGGACGGCGAACCCGACATCGACCTCTCGCTCGACGACGTGGGCGCACCGACCGGGCCGCGAGCCAGCGCCGAGTCGGCCGACCTCGCCGAGAATCCACACGTCCCCCGGCCGGTCGAGAAGACGCTGGAGGACGACGACTGGCGGGCCGAGGGCGCGATGACCTATCTCTACCGGCGGGGGTTCGACGTGTACGACATCAACACGATCCTCTCGGCCGGCGCGCTCGGTCAAGGCCGAAACCGACGGCTCGTCCCGACGCGGTGGTCGATCACCGCCGTCGACGACACCGTCGGGCAGTACCTTCGGGGCGGCATTCGGAACGCCTCGACCATCAGCGAGACCGAGGTGCACTACAACGAGTACATGGGCAACCGCTACTGGATCGTCCTGACGCCCGGCCAGTGGGAGTTCGAACTCGTCGAGATGAAAGCCCCTGACAGCGTCTGGAACCCCGCCGGTGAGGCCTACTACCTCGCCAGCGCCCACGAGGGCTACGAGGGTCGGACGGGCTACGTCGAGGAGACCGCCGGCGCGTACTACGCCTCCCGGCTGGGCGTGCTCGAACACCTCCACGATCGGAACAGGCAAGCCAAGTGTCTCGTCCTCCGGGAAGTGACCGACGACTACTGGGCACCGGTCGGCGTCTGGCAGGTCAGGGAGGGCGTCCGCAACGCCTTCGAGGGTCGGCACGGCGAGAGCGAGACCTTCCGACAGGCCGTGACCGACGTGACCGAGCAGTTGCCGGTCTCGCTGGGTGCGCTGCGGCGGAAGTCCGAGCTAGTCGCCGGGCTGCAGGCGAAACTGACTGATTTCTGA
- a CDS encoding HTH domain-containing protein, whose amino-acid sequence MTQNRQNSLELYVRSLAPRTAIRPHLDRIQTLEALAADGLVSEYTIHVVGDGIIHEGDYEEVPIAQHLTERLAEIEAWTEEHDASVPGIRTTTVSETRFNDMEYTVTMVPHKMVLEYTGGQLRFCSPAVTDGQLFSVDEHLADIRTAAGYSDRSRVERNL is encoded by the coding sequence ATGACACAAAACCGACAGAATTCCCTCGAACTCTACGTACGGTCACTGGCTCCGCGGACTGCGATCAGGCCACATCTCGACCGGATACAGACCCTCGAGGCGCTGGCCGCAGACGGTCTCGTTTCCGAGTATACCATCCACGTCGTCGGGGACGGGATCATTCACGAGGGCGACTACGAGGAAGTCCCGATCGCCCAGCACCTCACAGAGCGCCTCGCTGAAATCGAAGCGTGGACCGAGGAGCACGACGCCAGCGTCCCCGGAATCAGAACGACGACCGTCTCGGAAACTCGTTTCAACGACATGGAGTACACCGTGACGATGGTCCCCCACAAGATGGTTCTCGAATACACGGGCGGGCAACTCCGGTTTTGCTCACCGGCAGTCACCGACGGGCAACTGTTCAGTGTCGACGAACACCTCGCTGACATTCGCACTGCGGCGGGATACTCGGACCGTTCGCGCGTGGAGCGAAATCTGTAG
- a CDS encoding winged helix-turn-helix domain-containing protein: MSDEWDEIGFVISSDYRVTALKRLAEGPATPSQIADEADIGIAHVSRALKGLRDRGLVELLVPEERKKGRVYGITTDGNDVWQQIESQNLID; the protein is encoded by the coding sequence ATGTCGGATGAATGGGACGAAATCGGGTTCGTGATCAGCTCCGATTACCGGGTCACTGCGCTGAAACGCCTCGCTGAGGGGCCGGCCACGCCGTCACAGATTGCCGACGAAGCCGATATCGGCATCGCCCACGTCTCCCGGGCACTCAAGGGACTGCGCGATCGGGGACTCGTCGAACTCCTGGTACCGGAAGAGCGCAAGAAAGGACGCGTCTACGGGATCACTACCGACGGGAACGACGTCTGGCAACAGATCGAATCGCAGAACCTGATCGATTGA